The following are encoded in a window of Lactobacillus acidophilus genomic DNA:
- a CDS encoding LBA1426 family S-layer associated protein has product MNTRKLITSMAAAVMLSTGLAGVGTAMTNQPAQAATQSGSSISIRRRSVTATVNSDKPQLIAYDPSTNKFVKALDSTYVKGQTIPVYYAITATSTANGTSQNVTFYFLENRTVDGKSCMILIPSTSVTPASTVPTAEEFQKTAENDAKTIQDAYANRTIKSITVTPKSKKGAKIYYAYKKSAKSKKIVFKATNKKIKYGKKYKSSMIVKNGKSRYVYIGKKRYLKSTAVKVTNVKYSPLNLPDDIKNLIVNN; this is encoded by the coding sequence ATGAATACAAGAAAATTAATTACTTCAATGGCAGCGGCTGTAATGCTTTCTACAGGTTTAGCTGGTGTGGGTACTGCAATGACAAACCAACCAGCACAAGCTGCTACTCAATCCGGTAGTTCAATCAGTATTAGACGTAGATCAGTAACTGCTACAGTAAATTCTGATAAGCCTCAACTTATTGCATATGATCCATCTACTAATAAGTTTGTTAAGGCTCTTGATTCAACATATGTAAAAGGTCAAACTATTCCAGTTTACTATGCTATTACTGCTACATCTACTGCTAATGGTACAAGCCAAAACGTTACTTTCTACTTCCTTGAAAATAGAACAGTAGATGGCAAGAGTTGTATGATACTTATTCCATCAACTTCTGTAACACCAGCTTCAACTGTGCCAACAGCAGAAGAATTCCAAAAGACGGCTGAAAATGATGCTAAAACTATTCAAGATGCTTATGCAAATAGAACTATCAAGTCCATTACTGTCACTCCAAAATCCAAAAAGGGCGCCAAAATCTATTACGCTTATAAAAAGAGCGCAAAATCAAAGAAGATTGTCTTCAAAGCAACCAATAAGAAGATCAAATATGGCAAGAAATATAAGTCATCAATGATTGTTAAGAATGGTAAGAGTAGATATGTATATATTGGTAAGAAGAGATATCTTAAATCAACTGCTGTAAAAGTAACCAATGTTAAGTACTCACCACTTAACTTACCAGATGATATTAAGAATTTAATCGTTAATAACTAA
- the yjeM gene encoding glutamate/gamma-aminobutyrate family transporter YjeM: MKQDNHVKIKLGSLVLMIFSSIFGFSNSLTAFYQMGYSSIIWYIVTAVLFFLPSALIFAEYGAAFKGIKGGIFSWLEGSTNEKVAFIGTFIWLSAWVVWLVSSTQFFLVSVSTAIFGHDTTQSWHLGGLTSTQLLGILEVIFLAVVTFCAAKGIDKIKAINNIGGIFTLAIAIGFTVVSLLVFFLNHGQLAEPITSQNLVHSPNPSFQSPIAVVSFIVYALFAYGGLETTSGVIDSVDKPEKTYPKGLIIAMIMMTALYVVNIFMCGVAVNWNKDLGVKGVDLANVEYVLINNLGVVTGKSLGLSHSASLAIGSAFSHFAGIADVLSGIAAAFLMVYSPIKSFIEGCDPRLLPKKLVELNKHGMPERSMWLQAIIVSVIILFISFGGNAANQFYTILMDMMNVSSSAPYLFLIAAYPFFKAKKDIDRPFVFIEGKKKVWATTIVVWLVVAIGIIFTCIEPLFTGDYQTSFWTAIGPVAFGIVAWVYYAYRERKDKAAL, encoded by the coding sequence ATGAAGCAAGATAATCACGTTAAGATTAAACTAGGCAGTTTAGTCTTAATGATTTTCTCTTCTATTTTTGGATTTAGTAATTCATTGACGGCCTTTTACCAGATGGGATATTCAAGTATCATTTGGTATATTGTAACTGCCGTTTTGTTCTTCTTGCCATCCGCACTTATCTTTGCGGAATACGGTGCAGCTTTTAAGGGGATTAAAGGTGGTATCTTTTCTTGGCTTGAAGGTTCTACTAATGAAAAGGTAGCATTTATCGGAACGTTTATTTGGCTATCTGCCTGGGTTGTCTGGCTGGTATCTTCTACTCAGTTTTTCTTGGTATCGGTTTCAACCGCTATATTCGGACATGATACTACTCAAAGTTGGCATTTGGGAGGATTAACTTCAACACAATTATTAGGGATTCTTGAAGTTATCTTTTTAGCAGTTGTTACTTTTTGTGCCGCAAAGGGAATCGACAAAATAAAGGCGATCAATAATATTGGTGGGATTTTTACTTTGGCGATTGCTATTGGTTTTACAGTTGTTTCATTGCTGGTGTTCTTTTTAAATCATGGCCAATTGGCTGAACCTATTACTTCCCAGAATTTGGTTCATTCACCAAATCCATCATTCCAATCCCCAATTGCAGTTGTTTCATTCATTGTTTATGCATTATTTGCTTATGGTGGTCTTGAAACTACTTCTGGTGTGATTGACTCAGTTGATAAACCTGAAAAGACTTACCCTAAGGGGTTGATCATTGCGATGATTATGATGACTGCACTTTATGTTGTAAATATTTTTATGTGTGGGGTAGCTGTTAACTGGAATAAGGACTTAGGTGTTAAAGGTGTTGACCTTGCTAACGTTGAATATGTTTTGATTAACAATCTTGGTGTGGTCACTGGTAAGAGCTTAGGCTTGTCTCATTCAGCATCTTTGGCAATCGGTTCAGCATTTTCACACTTTGCTGGTATTGCTGATGTTTTATCAGGTATCGCTGCTGCATTTTTGATGGTTTACTCACCAATTAAGTCATTTATTGAAGGTTGTGATCCACGACTTTTACCTAAAAAATTGGTTGAACTTAATAAGCACGGGATGCCAGAACGTTCAATGTGGCTACAAGCAATTATTGTTAGTGTAATTATTTTGTTTATTTCATTTGGTGGTAATGCTGCCAATCAATTCTACACAATCTTGATGGATATGATGAATGTATCTTCATCTGCGCCATATTTATTCTTGATTGCAGCTTATCCATTCTTTAAGGCAAAAAAGGATATTGATCGTCCATTTGTTTTCATTGAAGGCAAAAAGAAGGTTTGGGCAACCACTATTGTTGTTTGGTTAGTCGTCGCAATTGGTATTATCTTTACTTGTATTGAACCTTTATTTACAGGAGATTATCAAACATCATTCTGGACTGCAATTGGTCCAGTTGCATTTGGTATTGTAGCTTGGGTATATTATGCATATCGTGAGCGCAAAGATAAAGCCGCATTATAA
- a CDS encoding NADH-dependent oxidoreductase, with protein MAELNDSLTFKHGAKISNRFVQPPMLTNSGIDGEASEDTINYWRHHSKSGGMLITEC; from the coding sequence ATGGCTGAATTAAACGATTCTTTGACTTTTAAACATGGCGCAAAAATCTCTAACCGCTTCGTTCAACCGCCGATGTTGACAAACAGTGGTATCGATGGCGAAGCAAGTGAAGACACAATTAATTATTGGAGACATCACTCAAAGTCGGGTGGTATGTTAATTACTGAATGTTAG
- a CDS encoding cysteine hydrolase family protein — MTNEALLIIDYTNDFVDDKGALTCGKPAQELDDTIANLADKFLKEDKWVIFPTDKHFKDNPYHPETKLFPPHNLPNTWGRELYGKVGKWYEAHKDNNHVILMDKTRYSAFAGTSLDLLLRERKIDTLHLTGVCTDICVLHTAMDAYNHCYNLVVHENGVASFDQNGHKWALNHFKTCLGAKVVD; from the coding sequence ATGACAAATGAAGCTTTATTAATCATCGATTATACTAACGATTTCGTAGACGACAAGGGTGCACTCACTTGTGGCAAGCCAGCACAAGAATTAGACGATACTATTGCCAATTTGGCTGATAAATTTTTAAAAGAGGACAAGTGGGTGATCTTTCCAACTGACAAGCACTTTAAGGATAATCCATATCATCCTGAAACGAAGCTTTTTCCACCACATAATTTGCCTAATACCTGGGGACGCGAATTATATGGGAAAGTAGGAAAGTGGTATGAAGCTCACAAAGATAATAATCATGTAATTTTGATGGATAAAACTCGCTATTCTGCTTTTGCTGGTACGTCACTTGATCTGCTTTTGCGTGAGCGTAAGATCGATACTTTGCATTTGACTGGTGTCTGCACTGATATTTGTGTTTTGCATACTGCAATGGATGCTTATAATCATTGCTATAACTTGGTTGTACATGAAAATGGCGTAGCTAGCTTTGATCAAAATGGTCATAAGTGGGCATTGAATCATTTTAAGACTTGTTTGGGTGCTAAGGTTGTAGATTAG